A stretch of DNA from Chelonoidis abingdonii isolate Lonesome George chromosome 8, CheloAbing_2.0, whole genome shotgun sequence:
TTGTTTGTATAGCACTGAAGGACTTGGTTTTTGTGCGTCATATACAAAAGTTTCATTGAGCAGGACCTCTGAATATGGAGTATATATAGAATCAACTATTATATGAGTATCTTAGGTACCGTAAAATGTAAAAAGTCAAAGCAACTGAAGCTTATCTAAAACTATAAATATGATTGTGAAAACCACATTAGAGGCCTTCTGGAGGAAAAAGGTTTGAATCCTAATTTTAGAAGAGGCTAGTTTCTTGTATCTTCCTAAgaccaagagaggaaaaaggcCATATTCCTTGAGCCACAAATGGCAAGGGGGACAGTATTTCCCTGCATTTACAAGTCCTGGATTTCAACAGCTCTATCCCTTGAACCTTGGGAGGTGTATTAGTTTATAGGAAACCAGCTGCTCAGAAATCCAGTTCAGTGTGTATTCTATACAGGTAATTCACAATAAATTACTAATCAGTTATGGTTACATTCTTTATAAATCTCAGTGCAGAACCTATGCAACCATAATACACTGGTTTCAGTTAGTGGTCAAATAACATTGGTCCCAGAACAGACAATCGTGTCTGTCTGTGTAAGTAAAATACCACTTTTTAAAGATTATCACACAGGGAACATCCCTTTAGAGCTTTTAGTGTTCAAAAGCTAAATTTCTGAAGTAGTTTTTGTTCTATATTGACTCAATTCAACTCTCTGTAACAAACTACTCAGATTATACAGGTGTGAGATATGAAATATAGAGAGTGGTTTACCACGGCAGGTTTTACCAAAAAGACCTAGTCCTTGTCTAGTTTCATGACCATTCactttttaattaattataatgAGACTTTTGGGATCCCTGTGATTCTACTACTGTAGTGGGATGAGaagcaggggttgggggtgggcagCAGGGTACTTTAGAAGTAATAATACAAAGACCAGTATTGCAGTTAGAGGTTGTAGAACCATGTCTGGCCCTGGTATATGGAAGACTGCTCAGGAAAAATGCTTACATTTTTTTATGATTGCTGTTTGGGTTGTTAGAAACCTATCAGATCAGTGCAGTATTTTGTGGATTAAAAGAGCAGAGCCTGAGGTATGTATGACACTAACTAAACCACACTGTCAAAACAAGTAGTGTTGTCTAACATTTACATCATCATATCCAAGATCCTCTCTGTGCTTTACAAAGTTTGCAGTTGCTTTTCATTCAAAACCAAAAGCACTTAGAGTTTGCATTTTTACTTCAGAAATCTAAGTTGTGAGAGAAAGGTCTTCTCTATAGCTTTAAGGAACGCTGCAGACAATGCATTACAAAGAGTCCTGGGCAAGACAGCAGATTAAATTTTCCGTATCTTGCATACGGAGTCAGCATGTATATACTATTGACACCTTAAATGAACTTTTAAAAGTCTGATTTTTAATAGCCAGTCAGATTAACATGGATTGCAGAAAGTAATGTTATAAGTAACTACAGTCACAAGGCTAGAGATAGTGAGGTTTTAGCTATAAAGTTAAAACAGAACAATTAGGCTCAGTTGGCTTTAATTTATTCTACTTGATATTTTCAATACATTACAGCATTTGCTTGTTTTAAGGATGCAAAATAAAGCCCTATAATTGAAGGTGAGACAAACCATAATACAGCACAGGTTATATTCTCTCAGAGATTAGAAAGATACCTTCTTAGCAGGCATCTATAGAAAAACAATCTAAAACCACGTGGGCCTGTTAGGGATTATAATCCCTTTATGATTATCAGAGGCCCAACATATATTTATAAACCAAGTTACagttttaatattttagaaaacatGGACCCCACTACACATGGAAATAAGACAAAAGCCATATATCCTTGCCTTGTAGAAagtgtttgtttcccttccatCACACGTTACTACTAGTATACAAACATGATTTGTCAGCCTGTGAAGTGCAATGTGTGTGTATAGAGCATCAAGTAGATCACTTTAACAAGCAGCATTCAGAGGAACACATTTCAAATCCCTCCCAAATCATATATTCTATTTCAAGAATAGGAAGAGCTACAGTTTTCCTATAAGGGCCCAAAACATCACTCAACCCCAATCcccttgatgtcagtggaaatttTGTCTGAGTGCAGCATGAGTCCCATGTTTGCAACTTCTGGGTTTTATAATTTAAGTAATATATAGTAACATGTCTGATATAGACAGAAGATTAGGAATTCAGTGTTCACATCCTATATAGTTTACCCTCAATCAGTTTCTAGTTCAAGTTTGTGTGGTGCATTATGTACACTGTGAATACAGACTTCAAGCAtaattaaattcagtttaaattactcaaacttttaaaaactaattataCCAAGATAAATGAAACAGGTGATTTAACACAATTTGCTGTAAATACTGCtgtacattttcttcttttagtaCTGTACAAATGGCAGACATAAAACAATGCCAAAACAGGGTAGAGGCAAACAATGTAGTCTGTGGTCTTCATTAAAATGGTTAATCCTGCAATGCACCTAGTCAGGTTAagtatttactatttgtatttgAAGGTACGCAATCAATGAATCCCAGTAAAAACGTCTAAACAGTTAAATATGCAAACACTACTGGCAGACTATACAGGTGATAGATACAGTGGTAATTTTACATTGTGAATGCTATTTTCAATAACTAGAATAAAACTCTAAATACCAAACACTGTTTGAGGCATTTTTGTGCATACCACCTCTCTCTGTGAGAATATGTATGGTCCTGAAGGATGTTTGACCTGCTTCATCTGCATCATTTGCAAGGCCAATAAGTTCATAAACAgggtcataaaaaaaaatcttaggctGAAGCTTACAATTCATTTTTATCAGAACATGTTAAGGGGACATAGTAGTCCAGGCCCAAATTGTAGTCTACATTAAAATTGACTGATGGTGTAAAttcacaagattattttaaattCCCCTCTTacaatcaggtttgtttttttaaaaatagcccacATTTCTGTTGAAGTAACATGGCAAGCCGCAATACATATTTTTATGCTTCTAGTAATGAATTCAAATCTGTTTGGAAATGGGGGAAGCAAGAAAAATGTCTGTTCCTAAGAGGTTGTTTCAGAGTAAAAGATCAGTTTTGTCACTTTAAGTTACAATTTCAGGTTGACTAAACTGTGTGTAAATCTACATTTCTGAAGGCAAAAGCCCTGCGATCGCTGATCAGTGTTTCTCACTCTGGCCATAGAACCTTGTCAGGCACAAAAATATCTTGCTTGGAGAAAAGTTAGTTACTTTTCTCTTATTGTCATACCTATTTTCTCAGCAGGAGCCGTCTGCCTTACATCAGCTTTGTGAAAACTGCAAAGTCTTTTTGTGATTCaacttaatgtattttttttaaagcaatattaaCCACTATCCAGCTATACTGAATATCAGCGTTCATGGGGCAAACACTCACTATTAAAATACACAAATGTTCAAGTCATAGTAGGTTTAAAATAATAAGCTGTTACTATTACAAAGTTATCAAAATTCAATACTGATCATACTGCACATAAAAAATATTGATGAAACCTCATTCTTGGTATTAGTAGTGGAGTTTTTTTATACCTATTCTACATTTGTCTCTAAGAGACTATTTAAAAgtcaaattaaatgtaaatatcaTAACATTAGCTATAGTATGACTAGAAGTAAAGTGGCAGTGCTAGATGTACAGGATGTAACTGTTGTATCTTTGGTATGTGATAGATTTTAGATGTATCAAGAACAACAACTGTGATAATGCAATTGCAGATTCTGTATTGTCTACCAGAAGCGTAAACTACTGGAAACATGGCCTTGCTGATATGACTAAGACAATAAAATACTGGCCTTTACAtacaaaattgcatttgttttcttttgttaagaTTCCTGTTAGAGAAAAGTCTGGTAACAATATttccaaatttttattttaaactctgaAGCAAAGAGTTTATTTTGCAAATGGAAGCTGATCTCAGCATTTGAAAGCCATTTAAACTGACAAGTTTCACGGCAAATCTCATCGCTTATTCTCCCTGCCTGGATTCTGATAGGTGTGGAGATGGGCCTATTAGTGCATAAATTTTGCTGTCCTATATTGCAGAGCAACTTGAAAATAAGTTTATTTGAACTAAGTAGATTGGCCCTCTACTTTAATATACTCGGAACACAATTACCACTACATAAAACAATGCAGCTATCTGAAGCCATTAAAGCAATtctataaaatacatatataggCACCTAAAAAAGCAGCCAGATTTTCTGAAATGCTGAGTACCTGGaaattctgctgacttcagtgaaaacatGGCTGTTTAATTTTAGGCtcctagttttgaaaatcttggcacaATATTTCTAAAGGAATCATTAGTGTTGACTAAGCAAGCAACTTTGAGCATCATGAAGTGCAGAGGAGGAGTTCATGTGTTGATGGGGACACAGGATGAGACATTCCCTAGAATGGGCTAGGTATCCATATGAAGAAAACAGGAGTTTGCCCCAGGGTCTAGGTTTGTGGAGAGTTCTTTGAGAAAAAAGGGATGCTGCTGCTGTAGTTCCATAAATCCCAGGACAACAGATTCCTGGGGAGGTGGCAGGATGACCCTATACTTGCAGCAGACTGTTCAGAAATGAAGCAGAGGGGTAGAGTGAGCAGAATACTGTTACTATATAATCTAAATAATTCTGTAATAAAAAAGGTGCAACAAAGTCTCATTCTCAATTTAAAACCACTATATTGAAAACCCTCTGTAGAGATATTCTGCTGTTTTAATGGTGCCTCGTAATCAGGGTGGTCCCATAAGCCTGAGTGATCCTTtctaaaaccccatttccattTCCTTGTTCTACAAAACTCAATTTAGACACTTTCTACAGTGCAATTCAAACCAAGAGGCCAGGACAAAGCAGTCAGCTTTTGACAGACATATATTAATTGGGATCAGTGGCAAGTGAGTGAAGTGTTGGTCAATAAATCCTGCCAAAATCTGATCATTTCACTTGAAGACACACCATGTACCGCAATCAAATGTCTATATTTACAGATGTTAAAGTTAATTTTGTATAAAAAGAAGAGTTGTGTATCTTCTAGAATATGGATGTTCACATTTAGTATATTTAAGCAAATGCCAACATAAACATCTTCAAATTTAATAGGTTTGACATGACTCATCATTTCATAAATCTTCAGAGCCAGTTTTCCATCAAGTATATACCCCATTCCACTACAGTAGGGAGGATATACCTTAAATGGATATTCGTCATAAGAAATATATCTTTTTCTGTAAAACCCTCTGTAGGAAAAGTTATCAATTAGAGGGTAACCAGTAAAAAAACTGTCTGAAGAATTAACATTTTGAAGAAGCATTAATAAGTTGCCAGCGTTGATGAAAACATCAGAATCAGTCTTCATAATGTATTTAGTATTTGAACAAAACTCAGACACCCATCTGAATGCCATGATTGTTTTCAAGGTAAGATTGTTGTAAGTATCCATAAAATCTTGGCGAATTATGTCGCCATACAGAATACTTTCATCTTCTATCGATAATGCTAAGCTGTCTTCTCTTTCAGCTCCTTGTCCTAGTAAGAACAGTATTAGAACCTGACTGTCCCCCCAGGATTTTTTAGAACCCCATGTTACTCTAATGGCCTGCCTTGCCTCTATCTCCATAGGCTGTGAAGACACCAAGATGACCAGAAACGGATTTGTATCTTTGCATTTCAAACGTTCCCGCAGCGTGAAGAGGAAGTTCTGCTTGTAAACTGGCTCATATTCATAGAAATACATCCAGTTTGTATGCTCTATCACAGTATGCAAAGGAAGTGTCAGGTACCATGTCATTATTATGACAGAAAGCATCGAAAGTGCCAAAAAACTCCATTTTAAGTATTTCATAGTCATATTCACCAGAAGCAGCTACAAGATAGGTGTGTGCAGCAGAACTTCAAGAGGCTTACAAAATCCTGGGTCACAACTTTTGGAAGCCAGCTGCTTGCTGAAAGAAATGCAGATGGAAAAGGTTAGTATATTAAGAATGCAATTGTACTCATTTTATTATCTGCCTAAAATTGTAGCTACAAAATGTGGCTTGGTATCATGAGGTCAGTAAAGGAAAACTACACTGGCCCTGCTAAACACCGTTCTTTAGCCACCACTTATATTTTGAACACCACATTCTGATTATGATTGAAGTTTGCTGGTAACTAGAGGAGTGGTGACTGATCTTATTCATGAACAGCTTTCTCCTTTGGAATCTCATCTACTAAAGGATGAAGTATGGAACACCCTTAATTCCAGAGATAGATAAGGGCTCTCAGCACATCAGCCCAGTGTCTTAGACTCATTTTAAGCTTAATGCTGGAGGGATGACTAacgtgtttttttaaattactgctcAAAACCTGGTAACAGTTGGCAATTTCTTTTGATGGAAAGGAGGTAAATAATTGTATTACATTTGCAGTTATTGAGTTTTCTATGTAAGCAGGAAGTGACCAGGACGATATAAACACAAAAAGACACAAACAAGTGCAGACAAATATGCTGTCTCGTCCCATTTTTAGACCCAACACAGCCTCATCTCCTCATGAACTGCTTGCTCTTGGCTGAATATGCTAGTGAAGAGTCAACCTCTATACAAGCAAACTAAACAAATATTAGAATTACAAACCTACATCCGTAAGTATTTCAGTGACACAGAGCAAGCTCTTTATAATATGCTGAACACACAAAGAAATGGCTATTTCCTACAAAACAACTatacaataaaaacaattatttatgCACATATTGAACTAGCCAACTACATAAAGAGAGAATCTATCCAGTCCTGCCAGAcagctttgtcattgacttaaatgggagcaggactggtcCACTGTAAAGTAGATCAGGTTCGAACCTGAAGGTTTGTGCCAGAAAAGTTTGCAAGCTTAGCGTGTAAACACATATACCTCTACAAAAAATACCTGTGTCCTCATGAAATAGATTTAAGAAAGGATTTGTTCCTATTCAAATATTTCCCTGCAGAGTCTCTAACCCCAATACTGCAAGACTTTGACAGTGCATGAGAGCCAGAAAGTGAAACGGACTAGTCCTTTTTCATAGTTCAAGCTGCatgaaatgcaaataataatgaaCAGTTGGCATAAATAGTGAAGAATTAGTACAAGTCTTTCAGCTAGTgacttaggctaggtctacactgggatggggggtgggaatcgacctaagatacgcaacttcagctacgtgaatagtgtagctgaagacaatgtatcttaggttgatttagTTGGCTGTGAGGAAGGCGGCGAGTCAAcctctgccactcccccgtcgactctggttCTGCCTCTTGCtgcagtggagttccagagtcgacgacAGAGCGACTGGGGATagattttatcgcatctacactagacgcaataaatcgatccccgatagactGATCGCTACCCgtcgatccggcgggtagtgcagatgtacccttgGATACTGATCCTGTAGACAAATCTATGCAGGCATAGTAGAATCTTGTGGACACCACCCATATAAAtctgattgcagaatcagggccctaaTGTGATAACAGCAACACCTTTAAggattgtgtttaaaaataatttccttaaTCTAATATTGCTCCCTTAAGCAACAGCATTTGTTCTTTaccatcttcatttaaaaataggttAGCTGTAAACAGACATTACACTGTCAAGCAATGCCATAATCATTACTATTGTCCATGAAGGGAACAGGAACTCACATGAGGTACTTTCAAAAGACTTCCGTTGCTGTTTGTGGGAGTTCAAAGTTTTATCTGATGCTCAACATACCAAAATCTACCCCTGCAATGTAAAGTGGTCAtagcaacaaaaaaattaatttatgtgggggggggggatttaatTTCACAGAATGATTGCACTGTAATTGACTATAAAAGTTCGcttcagaaattgtttttaagcaccaaaaaaaaaaaaacccaacccccaaccccccacccccacatataTGGAATTGCAGCATTGGTGTGAACTTTATCTTCCAACAGTTTGGCTGCCCTAGAGTCAAGATGTGGAACAAGATTTGGACTGAAGTTAGGTGATTTTTTTATTGCGTATTTTTGGACCTTATCTCATCAGTGCTGTATAATGCATTACCTGCAACATAATAAAGCCATTTTGTGCTTGGCAGTTATTTACAGGAGAGACATTATGACAGATAACTAGAAAAATATTGTCATTTCTTAGATCACTAATTattgggatgaaatcctgatctACTGCACATTTGTGGAGTTATTTGcttccctcttcttccttccctccctcccaaaacaGATAGCAAAAGCTGTTTAGTTTGGCTAGTTAGGAGCCCAGTCCTTGTGAACACAGATCTGCCTTTGAACTCGGCAGGAGTTTCACCTATATAGAgaatgcaggatctggccccatgacTAACCCTTCTGAACATGGATATTTTCTCATTCACCTATCTAACCTGTTCTCTCAAAATTGGATTTTTCCCACATGAAATAGTTTAGATCAGATTTAATTTCTTTACTTTGAAAGAATTAGtctgtaatgtatttaaagaaaaaatacaattcaaATAGGATTTGAAGTCAATCTAGaagaactggaaaaagaaaaattcccTAAAAAGATTAAATATGAAATTCTTTCCCTGGCTCATACTAATACCTAGAAGCGTAGGACATTTCAGGAAAAGCCACTTAATTTATTGTATTTGTTAAC
This window harbors:
- the B3GALNT1 gene encoding UDP-GalNAc:beta-1,3-N-acetylgalactosaminyltransferase 1, which gives rise to MTMKYLKWSFLALSMLSVIIMTWYLTLPLHTVIEHTNWMYFYEYEPVYKQNFLFTLRERLKCKDTNPFLVILVSSQPMEIEARQAIRVTWGSKKSWGDSQVLILFLLGQGAEREDSLALSIEDESILYGDIIRQDFMDTYNNLTLKTIMAFRWVSEFCSNTKYIMKTDSDVFINAGNLLMLLQNVNSSDSFFTGYPLIDNFSYRGFYRKRYISYDEYPFKVYPPYCSGMGYILDGKLALKIYEMMSHVKPIKFEDVYVGICLNILNVNIHILEDTQLFFLYKINFNICKYRHLIAVHGVSSSEMIRFWQDLLTNTSLTCH